In the Arachis ipaensis cultivar K30076 chromosome B04, Araip1.1, whole genome shotgun sequence genome, GAGTAcgtggttcactaaagtgaaatcgtggccagcgatttgcaACTCATTTTGGGCCCAGTCCAACTTATTTATAATGctattttatgcaaaattcaagcttgggcaaggggggagcaattgtttgtagttttggcatcatgtaggttagtttctagagagagaagctccctcttctctctagaattagggttcttaggatatttccatcttagatctaggtcaattttcatgttctcatcttgtttccttcATAATTCCTTGTTTCTACTActatattcttcttagttctcttgtcaattttacttttatgtctcttttatgtttatgaatgctcatgttggatttggacctctttaatgcaatttaatgtttgatgttcttttaattgttgaattgagttgtgatctacTTTCCTTACAATtgatagttgttagattttactatttcttgcacatATACCAtactttccatttgtacccaccaagtgtttgacaaaatgcttggttgggctttagagtagattttgagcattcttggcttgggaagagtaattgggcaatcttgagtcattaatacccaatttagattggtgatctagagttgttagttaatatgatttccatttactctaatctcttgctaattccattagtgagttgattaggacatttggattgaagttaactagtcttgtttgactttctctaacgGAAGATATCTTACACCTTCTTTCAACATtagggatgacgaaataagataaattcttgttaattattgtcattagtgactaggatggaaggcctatgatctcaattttTGCCATGAacgtctctctttattaattgctttctttaattgctctctttacttttcatgcCATTTATTTTGTTGCCCCTTCTCTCAACCAAACCccctttgttccttcatagccaataattgagtacttcattgcaattccttgtgagacgacccggagtctaaatacttcggttaattttcattggggtttgttatttgtgtcaaccaaaatttttgatgtgagaattttttgtttgtttggaactatgcttacaacgaagttcctgtttctataagagaaattctagaccgacacgacGAATCTCAACAtcacgtacgcgtgggcgacgcatacgcgtgggtgacgcgtacgcgtggacgatgcgtacgcgttgcATGGCGAATACAGTTCTCACGCGCGCGTCGCATCCCGTTTTtcattcctttctcttttcttctatcttctctccttctttcttcctcccttcttaatttcttcttcttcatctctttaacttttcatccttcttcactttcattctattttacttaatttatttgaatactttcattcattgcattttaattttgtgcatatttttattttttttctaaatttattattttttcattggtgttaaatttttttatttaactgttgcatcttctcttgcattatcttggtgcttcatgacttattttattctgattgggtaatattatttaaatcaatgctaatcttttatgatacttgtactcctcttgcattgatataaacttacactgtctttcattacccacactcttcccctttgttgcaattttgttactattgatatgccatgtgcttctactattttctcacttgtatgttgtagctaccatgtaattgagactctcatcatttggcattaacccaaccatattttaaattgtttcctatctttatttttgggttacttttcttctttttcctcttctttcaggatggccaccgaggaagaaAAACAGAAAACGTTTACATGggtgacagacaagtccatctgcataatCTTTGGAGAAAAAATATCAGTTGGAGCTACCCGTTCACTTGTACAtctctgcatgcaccgaggacggtgtaatttttaagtgtgggaaagtaaCCATATAAGGAAAATTCCAGGAGAACTAGTTGGTTGTGGCCTTTTCTGTGGAGTTGTAGGTTTCGCTCTCTCTGGAACCCTTTGTTGCATATCTCAAACATGAATCTGTTTGTTGCTAAAAGGGATTTTGGAGATAAAGCTATTACCTCAGCATCTGGATTTGAACCAATTAGAAGGAAAAACATCTTTAATTACATAACTctcaagaagaaaaaaagaaaaatgaagctAAAGAAGAAGAACGGAACCTGGGTTACCTGGAAGgtttctctttttctttgatgGTGGCTGTGTAGAAGTGTCAGATGATATTGGTGGTGGAGTCATGAAGGTTCCAATTTTAGTTCCTGTACCTAAGGAAACACTATTATTACCTTTGTTTGAAGCTGAAGTCAAATTACACATGTTTTCTTCCACTACTACTACTTGTTACTGTTGCTAATTTTGTTGTTGTTGGAATATCAAACTCTTCAAGTGTTAAGGGTTGAGATCAATTAAGGGTTGAGAACTTCAGTGTTCATAGTATAGTAGATTAATCGATTATATGCATACAAGTAGAACCAAAATTCTAAACAAATAGTACTTGTATTTATTCTCTATGCAACCTTGGGACATTAGCAAGAATGCGAGTTaccagaaaaatataataaggAGATTGACGTTAGagatttctaccagtaaagagattaatagaaacagttgcgttgtagatatagtctctaaaccgacaaaaatcccttcgtacaaacgttttgggtgtcacaagtaacaaacccctttagaaattgttaaccgagtattcaaacctcgggtcgtcttctcaaggaactgcgaggaagtatgttcttattattggctataaaggttgtaatcggggtttagaagatgagaagcaagtaatttaaatgacaagtaaaataaatggcaattaaaataaataaatactgtaaggcagacttttggcaaggtaagaaaagttggaggtccaacatagttatctctctcaactataatgaaagttgaatctaaactccacttggtcaacctttactagggcaaaggaaagtcaggggactaattaaattgacctttgaatcctatttatttcctaagaaaaggttgggattacttaagttcagctcaattagcaagataacgattatcaattatgttgagtttaataactgttgagttacttaattcttaaccaggaccaaaaggggaaaaagtaaaattgctggaataataaaaatattcttagatgggaagcaatggtaacttaaatcaaagagaacaatcataaactgaaaatacctcaattattattaattcaaataacagtctgtaacacgggagaaattcataaattcactgattaattcaagtgctggaataaataaaagtaaaagaaagctaaaataaagaaacgtaaaacctggattgagagtcactcttaaaacaagaagaaatcctaaatcctaaaacaaagagagagaagatctccctctcaactaaatctaaatcattgaaaagtaaaatatgcgagctccctttgaatggatgcattcccaaactttataacctctggtctatgctgtctgtacttggatctgggctaaaaagggcttcaaaattcgctgggggtgtattctgtaaattctgatacgtggcctctgtcacgcgtccgcgtgggtcacgcggtcgcgtcattaggagcttttccttgccatgcgatcgcgtcagtcatgcgaccgcgtcatgtgcgttctgcttaaggcgcgcggtcgcattagtcatgcggccgcgtcgctgctgattcgtgcttggcacgcgatcgcgtcatccatgcgattgcATGGAtatcagtttccttaaagctccgttttgctttctccttccattttagtatgtttccttttccatcctttaagtcattctgccttagaaaatctgaaactactcaacacactgatcacggcatcgaatggaaataaaggtaattaaaataatatttttcacaatatgacataataaggaggggaaagtaaaaccatgcaattaatgtgaataagcaggtgaaggattgtataaatcactcaatttaagcacaaaagaactcatgaaatatgggtttatcagagatGGATCCATAGTTCCATACCAAGTATTTACAGATGAAAGCGCTTATATATAGGACTGGAGTGATCAACCTTGAAGCCCATCTCCTCGAACATTCTCAACTAAAGcaggagaaaataaataaaaataaataatacagtAGTTCTAATTGGTAGATAAAATAAGTTACAGAAGACTAAGATATCAGCAAGTCATACAAAGTTGACCCCATTCATATTACACCTGCTCAAGAAAGCCATCATTGGGACAAACAAATTCATAGCTCTTCCTTAATGATTCAAGGAAATCTGCAGGGGGGTAAAAGATAACATCATATAAGATTGAGAAATGCCAATATTTCAATGGTTCCACTTTCAGAAAATAAGCCCAAATTAGAGAAGACATTCATATTTATATAGATACTGATGATGATATTCACAGTCGCAAAAATAGAAGCTTTCAAAATAACTTGTAATTAAAGTTGAGCATTCTAAAAAGGGAAGTATCACACCTTCGAGAGAGAGATTTTTCGTTCTCATCAAATATGCTGTAATCACTGCCGCACTACAACAAAAAAACCGGagaaaaaactaataataataatcaaaatgCTTGATAATCAAAGAAGTCAAGTGCAGTAATAGAGTTGATACTTGATAGTTGATATTGAGGAAAATGGTATCTGAAATCCCGGTGAAaagaaaggggaaaagaaaagggaaaagttTGCTGAATATAtagtattcttcttcttcttctctctctctctctctctctctctctctctctctctctctctctctctctctctctctctcgatgTATATGAATGAATAAAAGTGATTTGGTTTCACACTAAGCTTAAGGTAGTGGTGATTTTGGCAGTGAGGCAAAGAGACAAGTAGTAGTTTTGGTTTTTATTGAAATGAAGAGATTATATGAGAAGAGAAGTGGAAGAAGcttaggaggagaaggaggattagaaagctaagatgaAATATTATGTGAATCAATTCTGCAATAttagaacactaaaatatcagaaaagaaaaagaagagtgaaGCGATTAAATATCTGCCATGTTTGTTCCTATGCCAAGCCTTCTTCTAGTTTCCTTGGCAATAGCAAGCGATTAAATATCTGCCATGGTACACTAGGAGCATCTTTTGATTTCTCAAGTACTTCCTGTTATATAAAGATATTCAAGCAACAATTATGAATAAAAACTCATTCAACCAAGTTGTAAACTATAAATGTTAATATCCTTTTTTGTCAAACCTGTCTAGCAACCCCCAAAGATCAGAGCCTATGCTCGACAAACTTATCaatagttgcatgatcatttctcCTCACATCCTCATTGCAGTTGCAGAAGTTCAATATCTAAACCGGGAGAAAAGAACATTGATAAGTCCCCTGCACAAACATAATCCAGCTGGTGCCAATAGCAGAATATTTTTACCTACTCAGGAGCACTTTTGCTGGGTCTATGCCAATTTTCATCAGAATCAATGTAAGTTAGAGCAGTCCTCTTGTCTACAGAATTGAAAGGGAAAAAATAGACCTCCCTGATTCCAGCTCTTGCCTGCAAAATTTACATTAAGATTTAGAAATTCTTACCTTTAAATTCAACATAtattttttcccttttaatttcttatatTGAAAAATCAATTTAGGAATATATTTACCTCCTTTGGATCAGCAAGCATACCAACAATTGCGGCATCTATAGCATCTTGATTCTCAGTGCTATATAGAAGACCAAGTTAACATGGACACTAGTTTTCAATTGCTGAGACACTGTGATTTTCAATAAAAATCTAAACCccaaaaaattcaaccaaaatgaaACTAGTTAATGCATTCAGAAACCTTGATTTCACAAACAAGTTTATAAGAACACAAAATAAAGAAAGCTCATTGAAGTGCACTGTTTGAGGCTTTGTTACACATTTAGTTGCATTGTTATCTTTCTATTTTGAAGGCAGGCCTAATGAGTAATGCAAAAATTTCAAAAGAGGAAGTGTTTATTAGCACTTACGGATCGTTCATAAGCATGAACATGCCCTGCAAACATAACATCAACCTTGTACTTCATAAATCAGGGTTCATACATTACTCTCATTGATTCACCTTCTATATAGTGATAGTTGTAGCTATTATACCAAGGCGAATGCATAAGCACAATCAACCATGGAGTCTCTATCCTGTTAACTTTTGGTAGCTGCTGTTCAAGCCATTTGTATTATGGTGTATATTTCCCTGGAAACAAAAATTGAAGCTTATACATTTAATTCAAGATGTTTACAAACAAATCATAACAACAGGTCAAAAAATATGTATTTGTGAATACCATATGCTGAATATGAGGCCAAGACAATGATGTGTGCCGAGGCTCTCTTGACAGAATACCAGAAGGGTGCGGTACTCTGTGACGCTATATAAGGAACATGATAGTGATGGCAATATGGCTTGAAAGGTACACTTTTACCCTGCAAAATATCATTCACTAGTGTCAAAAACCGACGACGATGATGAATCACACTAAGTTTCTAAACTTctcaaaaccaaattaaaacaatTATTACGAGAGAAGCCTTACGATTTCTggaaaaaaaatcaatttcatGGTTCCCTACAACCCAAATCCATGGTTGATAAGCAGTACTCCTTTCTACAAACCTTCCCCAAGTGTCCCATCTAACGTTATCGTGATTAGGGTAATTATCCGCATAAGAAAGGTCTCCAACAAACAACACAGTTTGTCCTTTACTTGGGCTCTTTTCATAGTGAGTGAGTGTTTTATTTGAATCATAACTCTAACCATGATCTCTTGTAGATCATTgccaaattaattaattacaaacATATTGGCATTGATTTCGCACAGTTGAGGAATATAATTAGAGTTAgcaatgaaattgaaagaaagaaaacagcGATGAAAGATAAAGGAGATTAGGGTTACCTGCATAGCTAAGGCAAGATCGAAGAGAGAAACGCAGCAACACACGAAAAAGAGCAAGCACTAATGGCGAGATCGAAGAGAGAAATGCACATTAGGGTTCGAAGGGAGCGATGCGAGAAAGGCCGACGGAAGGGGTGCGATGAAGAAGAACCAGGAATGCGAGTAAGGCCGATGAAAGTTGAGTGCAATGGAGGTTCGGTGCGACCGTGGTGCAAGGCTGATAACGCCGCCGATGGAGCATTTAGAGGGGATGAATGTGGAGGCACAGAGGTGTGGTGTGAAATGAAGAGGAGAACGTGAtctccaaatttttattttaatatttctgatggaatattttaaattacagacagattttctatctgtaataatttaataaaatgcagtgtatttttttatttaattacagAAGGATTTTCCATCGGTAACTATATCCtacgaaaaaaaattaatttttttgacagAATTATTGACGGATTCTTTTTTccatctgtaatttatgctaattcatttttctaTGTTTCCAACAAAAGATCCCTCGCAAAATCTGTCTGTATTTTTGTGGGATAAAATCTATcgaaaatatccgtctgtaataactagttttctagtagtgataTAGTTCATATGGACAGTACATTCATGATTCACCGGAATCGATATTTGCTTGCTTAGTTGCTTCCTTGCTCAGTTAGTTAGTTGCTTCATTCAGTCTATTGCTCATTTGCTTTATTGTTTGATAATTGATAATTTTGATATAGTTGGTTTAGtaattgtgaatttgtgattgaATTTGTTTTGATGATGTAATTGATAATTTAGTTTCATTAATTTgtttgttaattatttttgtgtattaaattattttgaattaAGAATTTTGGGATATTATTAGTTGTTGGCTTGCTACTGTTGCTTGATggaaattaattttgttaattgatcaattttgtatttataatttttaaactgAACTTTTCAATTTATGTAGAAAATGTGAAGCACTTATGAAGTCAAAACAACATATAAGTGCTGCTATTGAAAAATAATCTGAGcaagttaaaaagaataattaTCAAATTTACTTCACAGCCATAATTGATTTTATTAGGTTTCTTTTACGATAAGGATTGGCCTTTCGTGGTAATTATGAGATAGATGATTCTGttaatcaaaaaaattttttgaaacttCTAAACTTTCTTGCTGAATATAATGAAGAGATTGATCATGCTTTAAAAAATGCTCGTGAAAATTTTAAACTAAGAGCACCATCAATTCAAAAAGACATTGTAAAAGCTGCTGCAAGTGAAATGACAAAAGTTATTGTCAATGATCTTGGGGATGAATTGTTTGCTGTTTTGGTTGATGAAGTCTGCCACATTTTTATTAAGAAGCAAATGTGAGTTGTTTAAGGTATGTGAATAGAGAAGGGCAAGTTAGGGAGCATTGTTTTGGTCTTGTTCATGTTTCTAATACTAATACTTTATCTCTAAAATTAGTATTGGAGTCGTTATTAGAAACATATAATTTAAGTTTATCAAGAATACGTGCTCAAGGATATGATGGTGCAAGTAATATGCAAGGAGAAATTAATGgtttaaaaattttgatattgaAAGAAAATTCTTATGCTTTTTATGTACATTGCTTTACCCACAAACTTCAGTTAGATCTTTTAACGGTTGCAAAAAAACAAGTTAAAATTGCTTtactttttaatttgttaatcAATTTGTGCAATGTTGTTGGAGTTTCGTGTAAACGAAGAGATATGCTTCGTGATAGTCAGATGACTAAGACAATTGAAGCATTACAAAGTGAAAAAATTTCTAGTGGATGTGGTTTGAATCAAGAAAtagttttgaaaagagttggagaCACTAGATTAGGTTCACACTATAAAACTATACATAGATTAATTTTTTGTTTCCTTCCGTGGTTAATGTTCTTAAATATGTTAAGTAAGATGGAAATAATTTAGAACAAAGAGTTGAAGCATATCATTTATTGAATGTCATTCAATCCTTTGAATTCATTTTCAACTTGCACTTGATGAAAAATATCTTGAGAGTTACTAATGAATTATCTCAAGTGTTACAAAGGAATGATCAAGACATTGTAAATGCTATGACATTGAAAGTGTCTAAGCAATGGTTGCAAACTATAAGAGATGATGGTTGGTCTCTTTTACTTGACGAAGTCTCATTGTTTTGTGGCAAACATAATATTATAGTTCCAAAAATAGATGATATATTTATGTCACTAAGAAAGATCAAGACGCAAAACTCAAATGATCTCAAATTTGCATCATTTTTAAGTTGAGATATTCTATCAAGTAGTTAGCAGAAAATTTCAGGAACTCAACAATCGTTTTACATAAGTGAATACTCAATTGCTTCTTTGTATAGTTTGCCTGAATCCTAGCACTCATTTCTTGCGTTTGATAAGGAGAAGTTGATCCAGTTAGCTCAATTCTATCCATTAGAATTTTCTTCTATTCAACTTTTAGCACTTGATAGTCAACTTGAAAACTTCATATTTTCTTCTACTCAACTTTTAGCACTTGATAGTCAACTTGAAAACTTCATATTAGATGTCTGTTCTGATAATCAATTCTCAAACTTAAATGGGATTGATCGATGCTCTTTCTCAAAAATTGGTTGAGACttgaaaaaatattgtttatccaTTAGTGTTTTTTCTGTTgaagttagttttagttttgtcTGTAATAATTACATcagttgaaaaaaaattttctgtTATGAACATCATAAAGAGTTGGCTTCGCAACCGTATtgaagataaatttttaaataattatttaatgacatatataaaaaaaaatatttaattgtattgaccataaaaaaattattcaatcttTTCAAAATANNNNNNNNNNNNNNNNNNNNNNNNNNNNNNNNNNNNNGTGGACGTCAAAATATTTTACTATCCTAATAAATAGATtaaatatttcaattttaaatatttgaCTTTATATTCAGATTCAAATCTAattttagataataatttagaACAATAGTATAAATAtatagattattattattattattattattattatttcatacTTCAGACAGCAAAAATATGTTGATGCCCAAGATAACAAATATGAACATATTTTTCTTAAAGATTGAGTAAAACTTATCTGGTACTTATCctaacaataaaattaaaatgaaatttttcTTGAATtgcaattttaaaaataataaaaaatgaaacaaaattcCCATGAGTGATGGTGTGCGATCTCTATTCTCTAGTAAGAGTTTCCTTTCTAATAAAGACTGTGGCACCGTTTGGACTCACCATTCAGGTATAGGAACGTATGTATGGCTGCAGGCACAAATTCCGGAGGTAGAGCGCCTCAACAAAACAAGCGGCAACTCTAAAAACCAAAActgcttttctctctctctctaaaaacccaCCAAACCAACCcctttctctgtctctctctTCACTTCAGTTGTTTTTTGCTTAGTGAGAAAACGGAAAACCATCATTTGAACTTATCTAAGAAAGAGAAAAGTCgataaatttaattcaatttaatttaatttaatttaaattaaaaaaaaagggtttaaaaaatattaaaagtgaGTCAATTTAAAGCATGTGCCTTGTCTCAGAAAAAAATGGTCATGTTCTTATTAACCCTTTTTTGATTGGCTTCCTGGGTTTGTTgaagaatctctccatctctctctCACTCTTTTGTAACATTCATCACTCACATACATCTCtttttttgttgaatttaatGTGTTTTCTTTCATCTTGTAATAAGTTGTATCCACCATAACTAGATATAGaagttctttttcaagttttttgTGTTTTCTGCTATACTATTCCTTCATTTTCTCTGCGATTTGAGTTTGAGTTGCATGTGTATGTGTTCTTCTGCTGTTGTAGAAGAATTTTACTTAGTTGTTAAAGAGTTCTGATAGCGAAACACACAATTGAgaataaatattaattaagaagATATTTTTACAAAGAAAGTCGCTTTCTTTGAAGGTAACAGAAAGGGTTCGTTTTTGTGATGGtcttcaattactatattatttctttttatgttatatATAGCCAACTTGATATCCCACCTTGTGGATTGTGTTGATGTATAGAAATAGAAGAACCAGATGCTTTATGTTGCTTCTCTTCATAGGATTTTGAAAGCAAAAGCGGGCCCttatcttctttgcttccttAACTAGAAACAACACTATACTACACCAGATCTCTTCCCATATCTTGCACTTATCCGTACACAGaggcaaagaaaaaaaagagagaaagaattaaataaataaaaatatcaatcTCTCTCCCCCTTCATACCATACCATACCCCTTTTTTATCCATTTTTTTCTTtgtctctctctctatatatattatatttccCTTTCCCTAAACATACACCACACAATAAGCAAGCCATCATAACTCAAAGATCTTCAAGTTTAACCTTTTTTGTGTAGTTAAAATTTCTTCTTAGTCCTTTTCTTTTTCCCCCCTTTTTTTCTCCTTCACAAAGATCTAGTTTTGTGGGAGTTCAAGGTTTGGATCTGCATGCAAGGGTGGCAAAAACGGAAACAGTAGACCCTATTCTTGGTTTTGGAGCCATGGATCATCATCACCACAACAATCATAATCATCATGATGCAGAGATTTATGCAGATGCTGATGATGCAGATAAAGATTTGTGGCTCAACACAACAACAGAACAAGAAGATTTACTTGTTGGGGATGTGAAAACAGATGCATCTATGTTCTACGACGAGTTCCCTCCTCTCCCAGATTTCCCATGCATGTCTTCATCATCGTCTTCGTCTTCAACTCCAACACTTCCATTGAAGAATCTAGCATGCTCAACCACCTCGACCACAACGGCTACCGCAGCAACCTCTTCGTCTTCGTCGTCTGCTTCTTCTTGGGCAGTTCTGAAGCCAGAAGCGGAGGATAATAACAACGGAGAATGGAACTGCAGTAATAAACAGCAACTTTACATGCAACATCATGATCCACTGGACGCAACGGGAGCGTTGTCCTCAACAGCTTCCATGGAGATTTCACAGCCAAAGTTTCCCGATCAAGGTGGGTTTGACGGTGTTGTTGGTGACGTTGATTGCATGGATGATGTGATGGACACTTTTGGGTACATGGAGCTTCTAGAAGCCAACGAGTTCTTTGACCCTTCGTCTATCTTCCAAGGCGAAGAGAATCCCTTAGCGGAATTCACACAAGAGGATCAGGTTTTGCCACAGCAAGAAGAACAACAGCAGCAAGAAAAACCTGCAGTAGTTCATAATCAAAATGATCTTATTGTTCTTAGACCACAGCAAGAAGCAGTAGTGGAAGGTGTTAGTAACAATAATTATCAACAGCTTCTTGGGTTGTGGGAAGCCAGTAACAATAACGATGCAGAGATCCAaggagatggtggtggtggtggtgcaatTGCGGATGATGAAATGAGCATGGTGTTCCTGGAATGGCTGAAGTCGAACAAGGATAGCGTATCCGCGAGCGATTTGAGGAGCGTGAAGCTTAAGAAGTCGACAATAGAGAGTGCTGCTATGCGATTGGGCGGTGGAAAAGAAGCTATGAAGCAATTGTTGAAGCTGATTCTTGAATGGGTTCAAACCAGCCACCTTCAGAGTAGAAGGCGCAAGGAAAATAATAACGATAACACAGTGGCAAACCCTTTCACGGAACAGTTTCAAAATCCGATTCATCAGAACAACCCAAATGCTTCGAGTTCTTTTGCCATTGAACCAAACACATGTTTCACCCAGCACCAACCATGGATGGATCAAGTGCCTCTAATGGCAGCCGCTCCTCCGTCTCAGTCTCAGCCTCAGCCGCAATTTCAACAACCCACGATTGGGTATGTTGGCGACCCTTACACAAACGGTGCCTCTGCAAACACCATCAATGGCAGCAATAATTTTCAGGCTGGTAATGAATACCATATGCTGGAATCGGCGAACTCATGGCCTCCTTCTCAATACACTGTTACTCCTTACTATACCCAGCCATTTGGGGACCATAGTTTTCAACCTCCGGCCGCTGGTGGCTTCGGTAACCAGTACCCTTATCAGTTTTTCCATGGACCTGGTGATGGATTGATAAGATTAGGACCCTCAGCTACAAAAGAAGCGAGGAAGAAGCGGATGGCGAGGCAGAGAAGGCTTTCCTCTCATTCTAGGCATCATATTAATCTACAGAGTCAGGGTTCTGATCCAAATACAAGATTGGGTGTTGGTGGTGAAAATTGCACTGGTGTTGTATCTGCAGCTCCGGCTAATTGGGTGTATTGGCCAACTATGGCTGGTGCTGTTGCTTCCGTTGCGCCCGTGGCTCCCGCGGAACCGTCGGCTGTGGTGGATAAACCTGCCATGCAGACACAGAATTATCATCATCAGGGTAGGCTCTCATCTGATAGGAGACAGGTTGGTGGATCTTATTAGTCCTTACTAATATTTTGATTTGCATTGGTAAGTTAATCTTAGATGTTTTGTGTGGTTAATGTACGACCTATGAGTGTGTGTAAGAATGTCGTTTGATGCCTATGATATATATCATATTAATGTTGACTAGTTTTTTCAATTTGGTTAATGAGTGATTAATGATGATGTAGCTTGTTTTGGTTTTTGTATCATTTTCCGTATATTTTTTATAAGACCGGGGGGATTTAGTGTTTTGATTTACAAAATGTTTGGGAAAGAATAGAAATCGGCTAAAAGTTACTATAT is a window encoding:
- the LOC107639365 gene encoding B3 domain-containing transcription factor ABI3 isoform X3 — encoded protein: MDHHHHNNHNHHDAEIYADADDADKDLWLNTTTEQEDLLVGDVKTDASMFYDEFPPLPDFPCMSSSSSSSSTPTLPLKNLACSTTSTTTATAATSSSSSSASSWAVLKPEAEDNNNGEWNCSNKQQLYMQHHDPLDATGALSSTASMEISQPKFPDQGGFDGVVGDVDCMDDVMDTFGYMELLEANEFFDPSSIFQGEENPLAEFTQEDQVLPQQEEQQQQEKPAVVHNQNDLIVLRPQQEAVVEGVSNNNYQQLLGLWEASNNNDAEIQGDGGGGGAIADDEMSMVFLEWLKSNKDSVSASDLRSVKLKKSTIESAAMRLGGGKEAMKQLLKLILEWVQTSHLQSRRRKENNNDNTVANPFTEQFQNPIHQNNPNASSSFAIEPNTCFTQHQPWMDQVPLMAAAPPSQSQPQPQFQQPTIGYVGDPYTNGASANTINGSNNFQAGNEYHMLESANSWPPSQYTVTPYYTQPFGDHSFQPPAAGGFGNQYPYQFFHGPGDGLIRLGPSATKEARKKRMARQRRLSSHSRHHINLQSQGSDPNTRLGVGGENCTGVVSAAPANWVYWPTMAGAVASVAPVAPAEPSAVVDKPAMQTQNYHHQGRLSSDRRQMFHVSLVGLEVGEELTVPFTKGVEAKRCWESGKNCSAKKRGRNTSTRTRGKGWNHYNNGRYWHLSCLEYAL
- the LOC107639365 gene encoding B3 domain-containing transcription factor ABI3 isoform X2: MDHHHHNNHNHHDAEIYADADDADKDLWLNTTTEQEDLLVGDVKTDASMFYDEFPPLPDFPCMSSSSSSSSTPTLPLKNLACSTTSTTTATAATSSSSSSASSWAVLKPEAEDNNNGEWNCSNKQQLYMQHHDPLDATGALSSTASMEISQPKFPDQGGFDGVVGDVDCMDDVMDTFGYMELLEANEFFDPSSIFQGEENPLAEFTQEDQVLPQQEEQQQQEKPAVVHNQNDLIVLRPQQEAVVEGVSNNNYQQLLGLWEASNNNDAEIQGDGGGGGAIADDEMSMVFLEWLKSNKDSVSASDLRSVKLKKSTIESAAMRLGGGKEAMKQLLKLILEWVQTSHLQSRRRKENNNDNTVANPFTEQFQNPIHQNNPNASSSFAIEPNTCFTQHQPWMDQVPLMAAAPPSQSQPQPQFQQPTIGYVGDPYTNGASANTINGSNNFQAGNEYHMLESANSWPPSQYTVTPYYTQPFGDHSFQPPAAGGFGNQYPYQFFHGPGDGLIRLGPSATKEARKKRMARQRRLSSHSRHHINLQSQGSDPNTRLGVGGENCTGVVSAAPANWVYWPTMAGAVASVAPVAPAEPSAVVDKPAMQTQNYHHQGRLSSDRRQGWKSEKNLRFLLQKVLKQSDVGSLGRIVLPKKEAETHLPELEARDGITITMEDIGTSRVWNMRYRYWPNNKSRMYLLENTGDFVKANGLQEGDFIVIYSDVKCGKFMIRGVKVRQQEGAKAEGKKTGKSHKNQHGNNAVPTAGEPHTNATSSSTHQENEK